A stretch of DNA from Synechococcus sp. PROS-9-1:
GGCAATGGTGATGAAACGGCCGCTTGTTTCGCCACTGGTCCCATGGAGTGCGAAGTCACAGGAGTCTGCCTTGACCAGGCAGAGGCGTCGCTATTTCTGGCGGTACAGCATCCCGGTGAGGTGTATGGCACCCGAGCCAAAGGAGATGATGAATTTCAGGCCCATGACCTGGTGGATCGCGCTGGCCGAACCTTTCAACAACTACGCAAGGTGCCGCTTGGATCAAATTGGCCTGCTCAGGCCCCTGGTCGACCACCTCGACCAGGCGTGGTGGCCATCCGCAGACAGAATGGTGAGGCTCTTCTGAAGGCCTAAATCAAGCTCAAATCCGTGTCTACTAGATAGCGGAGGCAGAAGGGTTTGTTGTCGAAGGTCATGGCCCTGACTTAGCCATTAAAGGCTTTTGACTGAAGGGCCTGATATCCGAGGTCTTGCTGTTTCAGAAATGCCCTTGATGGCCATCGCCCACGACGGCACTACATCAGTATTTGAATGCTATTAATCTCATAGCAAAGCGATCGCTCTTATCTGGAGGGTTTCAAAAGCATGGCAAGCCCTGACACTGTCACCAAGATGGTGAGCACCCCCAGCAGCATTGGATAAACAGGTTGGAGATTGAGCCAGCCAAACTGCCCGGTATGGACTTTGAGGAGCCAAAAGGCATCAATTCCTTGCTCAAGAAGAAGGCTGTAAAGCGAGCCTGTGCTCGCTGTAAGCAAAAGCGGTAGAGCAGCGAGAGGCACCAACCACCTGTGGATCCGTCGTGCTTTTCGCTGGGTCTGGACTCCCGGTTTCATTGCTTGCGTAGTTGTTGGTGCAGTTCTCGTTCATCCGCACAAGGCATCCATTTCCCATTGTTTTGATGGACGGTTATACAGCCAATTTCATCGGCTCGCGCTTGAGCCTCGGCCTCAGTGGAGTAGAGGCCTTTGCCATGGGCAAGCGCTGGGCTGCTCCCTACAAAGACTGCCACCAGAGCAATCGCAACTGACATCAATGTCTCGGTCTTGTTCATCGCATTCAAAAGCCTTCGCAATGTTCCACGGCCTTGAGATAATTCATTTTGCCGGGAGTTGTTAGCCCCTTGGGGTTGATCGCTTCACGCAAAGCAACCTGCGCATCAACGCAACGGTTGTAGCGATCGATCTTGACGGCTTGTGGAATCAAAAGAATGGCGATTGACAGCAAGCTGATGCTGCTGATGAATGCCAACACCGGGTAGGCATGCACCCGAACCATTTCCCGCGCGGTCAATCTTTGCTCGGTGTGATCACTCATGAAACATGTCGACTGTCCTCAACATGACCTAGATCATCAAATTCTGAGTCATGCCAGTTAGTTTAAGTGGAATGAATGACTGTTGGATTTCTGTGTCTGCGTGACTCAATCCGGTTCTGTAACGAAAACCGATCAACACTGGCCTTGGTGGCCGCTGCTGCCGCTGTATCCCTACGGCAAGCGCGCCACCCACGTTGAAGAGCTGATTCCCGGCCAGGTGTGGAGCTTTGAGCAACTCCAGGGCATCTATTACGTAGCGGTGCCAATTCGGCTCACCGTGGTGAAGGTCCCTGGCGGCTTGATGCTGGTGAATCCGCTCCCCCCCACTGCTGAATTGCTCACTGGCCTTAGGGCCCTAGAAGCGGAGCATGGGCCCGTGTGCACGATCGTGTTGCCCACCGCATCCGGCCTAGAGCACAAGCTGCCGCTCGGCCCGCTCGCTCGCAAGTTTCCTAAGGCTGAAGTCTGGGTGTGTCCAGGCCAGTGGAGTTTTCCGGTGCGGCTTCCCCTGAGCTGGCTCGGGGTGCCGGCAGCACGCACCAAAGTTTTTCTCAGCGATGGCGTTCCCCATCCCGAGGTCTGCCAATGGATCTCGCTTGGCCCCCTCGATCTCGGTGTAGGCCGTTTTCAGGAGATCAGCTGCCTGCATCAACCCAGTGGCGCCCTGTTGATTACGGATGCCCTAGTGGGCATTCACGCCTCACCACCCGCGATCTTTGATCGCGATCCCACGCCTCTGCTGTTTCATGCGCGCGATCGGGGTGATCAACCCCTCACTGATTCGCCAGAGGCGCGCCGGCGTGGTTGGGCCCGGTTGGTGCTGTTTGCCTCCTATCTCCGGCCCCATTGCTTGCACGTGCCGCCGATCGCCGAGCTGTTGCGTCATGCCTTCCGGCCAGGGTTGCGGTCATGGAAAACCCACTTCGGGGTGTATCCCTTCGATTGGCAAACCGGCTGGCATGAAGATGCTGCGGCCTTAATGGGGGACGAAACCGCCAAGTTGCAGGTGGCTCCAGTGCTGGAACGGCTGGTGTTACCGCGAGCCCAACAAGCGATCAACACTTGGCTTCAAGAACTGGAATCCAAATCGAATCTGCGCTGGTTGATCCCCGCTCACTACAGCGCGCCGCTTGCGTTTAGCACGCAACAGGCATCCGCGTTGCGATCGGAACTACAACAGAAAAACTGGGCACCCAATGAAGGAAATTGGACCTTCCTCAGTGGTATCGATCAGCGGCTTTTAGAGCTTGGATTTGTGCCGAAAAATCCGTTAAAAAAGACTGATCTTTCTACAAACCAGTCCATCGATTAAACAATTGGAAATCATTCAAAGTGGGCTATTGCAGCCTTAGACCAAAGCGAAAACACTTAAAGATTGAGATCATCGTCTGGATTTACAGCCATTTCATCGTCAGCGAAAAGCGTTTCTTCTAATTCCTTGCGCTGTTCCATCTGACGCAGAAAATATCCAGTCATCATCGCGGAAGCCAACATGTTCGCCAGGTTGTCGCGATTCGCCGTGACTTTCACCTCAAACTGCTCGCCGGGAAGCATGCCAAGTAAACCCTGCACGTTGTGGCGAATGATGTCTTGAATATCGTTGCTAGCTGAACGTGCCACACGCTGCAACACGTCCGGCGATTGGTCCTGGAGATATTGGATCAAGCTGTTAACGGGCTGGCCGTCCTGGCTATCCGTGGTTAGGAACTCTGGATTGAACATCCTGCCCACCTGTCGTCAGTCGTTTGACCCTATCGCAGCTGCAATCTGCGACACCTCTGAATCTTGGTGTGAGAACCGAATCGGACCGAACCGGTTCAAGGGCCAATAACGCCATACCGCGGTTCCAATCACCCGCTCATCAGGCAGCGCTCCCCAAATATGGGAATCGAGGCTGGCATTGCGGTTGTCACCCAGCACCCAGTACTGCCCTTCCGGCACGCTCAGCGTCCCCTGGTCGTAATCCATCGCCGCAGGCTTCCAGTTTTCTGGCACTGGAGTGTTGTTGCGCAGCAACTGGCCGCCACGCACTTCAATCGTGTCTCCAGGCCGTCCAACCACACGCTTGATTAGGGCAGCATTGGCGTCGTAGCCAGCCTCCACAAGCTGGGGGGGCACGGCAAACACCACGATTTGGTCCAGGCCAATCGGTTTGTGGCGCTGCCGATTGAGCCGAGGTGTGATTTTCTCCACCAGGATCCGGTCTTGCAACTGCAAGGTGGGCAACATCGAACCGGAAGGAATCCAGCGGGGTTCGATCACCTGCCAACGCAGGAGCAGGGCCAACGCCACCCACACCAGCAGACCTTTCCAACTGTTGCGCTTGGGTTCTGAGTTGGGAGTGGGTGCCATGGCAGGTTCTGCGTTAGCCGAGGATCGCATTAGCCATCGCCGATTCCCTGACTCAGGCCCTCGCCAATCTGCAGGCTGCTGTCCTGTTGCTCCAGACCCTGCAGCAACAGGGTCTACGCCACGTGGTGCTTTGTCCTGGCAGTCGCTCCGGTCCATTAGCCCTTGCCGCCGCTGGCTTAAAGCGCTCTGGGCTGATCACGCTCAGTACGGCGATCGATGAACGCTCTGCTGGATTTCATGCCCTCGGTCGCTCCACCGCCTCTGGTGTGGCCACGGCCGTGATCACCACCTCCGGAACAGCGGTGGCCAATCTTCTCCCCGCAGCCGTTGAAGCGGATCGCTCCAGCCAACCCCTGCTGCTGATCAGCGCCGATCGGCCTCTACGGCTCAAAAACAAAGGGGCCAACCAAACCGTGAATCAGGAAGCCTTCCTCACCCCGGTGTGCCGCTGGTGTGGGTCAGGTCCCTTGGATGGCCTCAACACAGGGCTAGATCACGAGCTGCGAGCCCTGGCTCAGAACGCCTGGCGGCATCTGCATCAGCAGCCCGGACCTGTGCATCTCAACGTTCCCTTTGAAGAGCCCCTGCTTCCGGATCTGAATCAGCAGTACGCGTTTTGGAATCAATGGAACCGTTCAGAGCCTGAGGCCATCACCCACACCCCTGAGCTCTGGACGCCAGCGAGCAACAATGCTGCGCCAGCACTCGATCCTGACCAACCAGGTGTGATCGTTGCCGGGCCCTGGCGAGGCCTGAGCTCCACGCTTGAGCCCTATCAAGCCGCCTTAATCGCTTGGCAACAGCGCAGTGGCTGGCCCGTGCTCGCCGATCCACTCGCCGCGAGCCCGAATGGCTTAAGTGGCGTGATTCGCTACTGGGATCTGCTGCTCCCCCATGGTTTGAGCCAGCTGCCCGCCAACACCCAGGTGCTGCGCCTGGGCTCAATGCCGGCCAGTCGACGCCTGGAGGCCTGGCTTGAGAGCCAGCAGGGACCACAGCTGTTAATCACAGAAGCTGATCCACGGCCCCTCGATCCGCTCGAAATCGCCCAGCAATGGAGCGGCGGCTTGTCGCAATGGTGGCAACAGCTCAGCCCCCAGCTCAACGCCATTCCAGCTGGTTCCTGTGCTCCAACCCCTCAAACACGGTCGGTGCTTGAGAGCTGGGAAAACGCAGATGCTGCTGTTGGCAAGCGCCTCTCTGCCCTGCTGCCGATCCAGGGAGCCGCCAATGAACCCGCCTTGATGGTTGCCCTGGCGCAGCTGTTGCCAGCTGCGCTGCCTGTGATGCTCGCTGCCAGCAGCCCTGTTCGTGATTGGCAAGCCTTTGCCGCAGGCGATACCGGCCGCCGGCGCTGTTTCAGCTTTCGGGGAGCCTCCGGCATCGATGGCACCCTTTCCCTGGCCCTGGGCTTAGCGGCCGAGCTCGGTCCAACAGTGCTGATCACAGGTGATCTAGCTCTGTTGCATGACAGCAATGGCTGGCTCCTGGCCAGCGCTGCCCA
This window harbors:
- the menD gene encoding 2-succinyl-5-enolpyruvyl-6-hydroxy-3-cyclohexene-1-carboxylic-acid synthase; translated protein: MLQTLQQQGLRHVVLCPGSRSGPLALAAAGLKRSGLITLSTAIDERSAGFHALGRSTASGVATAVITTSGTAVANLLPAAVEADRSSQPLLLISADRPLRLKNKGANQTVNQEAFLTPVCRWCGSGPLDGLNTGLDHELRALAQNAWRHLHQQPGPVHLNVPFEEPLLPDLNQQYAFWNQWNRSEPEAITHTPELWTPASNNAAPALDPDQPGVIVAGPWRGLSSTLEPYQAALIAWQQRSGWPVLADPLAASPNGLSGVIRYWDLLLPHGLSQLPANTQVLRLGSMPASRRLEAWLESQQGPQLLITEADPRPLDPLEIAQQWSGGLSQWWQQLSPQLNAIPAGSCAPTPQTRSVLESWENADAAVGKRLSALLPIQGAANEPALMVALAQLLPAALPVMLAASSPVRDWQAFAAGDTGRRRCFSFRGASGIDGTLSLALGLAAELGPTVLITGDLALLHDSNGWLLASAAQLPLFVLLIDNAGGGIFEQLPIETTPSDGFDQLFAMPQRVDPLALAAAHSIPVRQLACLDDLPTALEWGLASPRPALLRVCTDRRSDAKLRRDLREAVQQRSSLS
- a CDS encoding DUF760 domain-containing protein is translated as MFNPEFLTTDSQDGQPVNSLIQYLQDQSPDVLQRVARSASNDIQDIIRHNVQGLLGMLPGEQFEVKVTANRDNLANMLASAMMTGYFLRQMEQRKELEETLFADDEMAVNPDDDLNL
- the lepB gene encoding signal peptidase I — translated: MAPTPNSEPKRNSWKGLLVWVALALLLRWQVIEPRWIPSGSMLPTLQLQDRILVEKITPRLNRQRHKPIGLDQIVVFAVPPQLVEAGYDANAALIKRVVGRPGDTIEVRGGQLLRNNTPVPENWKPAAMDYDQGTLSVPEGQYWVLGDNRNASLDSHIWGALPDERVIGTAVWRYWPLNRFGPIRFSHQDSEVSQIAAAIGSND
- a CDS encoding DUF3721 domain-containing protein, yielding MNKTETLMSVAIALVAVFVGSSPALAHGKGLYSTEAEAQARADEIGCITVHQNNGKWMPCADERELHQQLRKQ
- a CDS encoding DUF4336 domain-containing protein — protein: MTQSGSVTKTDQHWPWWPLLPLYPYGKRATHVEELIPGQVWSFEQLQGIYYVAVPIRLTVVKVPGGLMLVNPLPPTAELLTGLRALEAEHGPVCTIVLPTASGLEHKLPLGPLARKFPKAEVWVCPGQWSFPVRLPLSWLGVPAARTKVFLSDGVPHPEVCQWISLGPLDLGVGRFQEISCLHQPSGALLITDALVGIHASPPAIFDRDPTPLLFHARDRGDQPLTDSPEARRRGWARLVLFASYLRPHCLHVPPIAELLRHAFRPGLRSWKTHFGVYPFDWQTGWHEDAAALMGDETAKLQVAPVLERLVLPRAQQAINTWLQELESKSNLRWLIPAHYSAPLAFSTQQASALRSELQQKNWAPNEGNWTFLSGIDQRLLELGFVPKNPLKKTDLSTNQSID